TAGGCCAACGATCCGGTCCGTCTCCTCACCGCGTGCCGTGAGCATCAGCACGGGCACTTGGGACTTCTGGCGGATACGCTTGAGCACCTCAAAGCCATCGAGACCGGGCAGCATCACGTCGAGAATGACCACATCGTGGTTGCCCGCGATCGCCTGCTCGACGCCCGAAGGACCCGTGTGCTCAGCGGCCACCTCGAAGCCGAGCGGCGCGAGGTATTCGCCAATCAACGCGCAGAGTTTGCGGTCATCATCGATGATCAGCACGCGTGTGGGCCGTCCGGTCGTCACGCCGCCAGAATACCGCAGGCTGGCGGATTCTGCCGCAACTTTAACGCTTCCTTAACAATTTTCCCCGTTTTCACACACACGGGCTTAACAGTCACCTTGTCTATTACTATCAGAAAGGAATTACAGTTATGAAGCTACAGAGACTTATTTGGATGACAGCAGTGGTCGTTGGTTTGGGAATCGCGACAACTTTCGCGCAGGACGAGGGTGGGCCGCCCCCGCAAGGTGGACCGGGAGGGGGACGTCATCGTCCACCACCTTCACCGATTGTGGAGGCGCTCGACGCCAACCACGATGGCGTAATCGATGCCAGTGAAATCGCCAACGCGTCCGCAGTCTTAAAGGCGCTCGATAAGAACGGCGACGGCAAACTGACAGCCGACGAAATTAGGCCGCCGCACCCGAACGGCCCGCAGGGCAATCAGCAGGGAGGCCCCGCTGGCGGCCCGCAAGGAGGACCTCATCGCCACCCGCCGTTGCCTATCATGCAGGCGCTCGACGCCAACCACGATGGCGTGATCGATGCCAGCGAGATCGCCAACGCCTCGGCAGCGTTGAAGACGCTCGACAAGAATGGCGATGGCAAACTGACCCGGGACGAATTCCTCCCGCCACGCCCGAATGGCCCGCCAGGTGGCGGGGATCAACAGGATGGTCAACGTCCGCCGCCTCCGCCTGAAGATAATTAAACCAACGACAAAGCGGGTGCGCGCCTTCTCCGGGCGCGTGCCCGCCAAACCAAAGCAGGGGGATCAACATGAAACCATTACTGGCTCTCTTCCTCATAGTCGTATTGGGCGCATCCGTGTTTGCTGATCCGCAATTGACTTCGTGGGCCACCACAAATACCGCGCAATATGCCCGCATCCGCGCCACGACAGGCGCGACCCCGGTCACCACCTGGACAGGACAGGCGTTGCCCGCGTATTCCGACGTACAGACGATCATGTACTCCACCAGCAACGTATACGTCTACGCGAGTGGGCTCGCCAGTTACATCATGGGCCCGTGGTATCTCAACGCGGCCAAGACAATGATCTTTCCCAATAAGCCGACCAACCAAAAAACGATCATGCGCTTCCCGCGTTTCCAGACGCCCGCGACCACCACGCACACACTCACCCCGGGCGGCGCGATGGGGATGTATGTCACCGGGGTAGCCATGTTCAATATGCTGGATGGCTACGCCTACAACACCACGTCCGGCTCCGACCAACAGGGGATGATCGGCAGCGGCATCTGGGAACGCGACGCCGCGTTCGCCGAGCTTCCGACATTCGACCCGGCCAACGCGCACCAGCCAGGCAGCGGCCAGTATCACATGCACATCAACCCAATCGGGCTGCGCTACCAACTCGGTGACAACGCGACCTACACCGTCGCCAGCGATACCTACACCGAGAACACCAACAACCTCCATCATTCGCCGATTATCGCCTGGGCCTTCGACGGCTATCCGATTTATGGCCCGTACGGTTATTCGGATGCCACGAACGCCGCGTCCGGCATTCGTCGCATGGTCTCCGGTTACATCAAACGCGACGGCTCCTATGGCACGTCGAACCTCAATGTTACCGGCCGAACAACCTTGCCCTATTGGGCGCAACTTTCGCAGAACCGCACGAACCTCACGTCCTCGCAATATGGCCCGAGCACGACAAAGACCGCCGACATGACCGGCTCCTTTGCGTTGGGCCGTTACGCGGAAGACTACGATTACCTTGGCGACCTGCCGACGAACCTCACCGCCGGCGCACAGTGGGACCTTGACCGATACAACGGACGATTCTGCGTCACACCCGATTATCCCCAAGGGATGTATGTCTACTTCGTCACCATCAATACAAACGGTACTCCCGCTTACCCGTACCTCCTCGGTCGCCAATTCTACGGCGTCGTCAGCGGTGGGACGGTCAGCAGCATCTCCCAAGCGGGCAGCATCACCGAATCGGTCACAACAAACTTCACGGGTGGCACAAACACGGCGTTAGTTGTTACCGGCATCAATGCCGCCAGTGACGTAACGCTTACCTGGAGCAGCGTACAAGGCGGCACCTACATTGTCGACGCGTCGACCGATCTGGTTAGTTGGGCCGAACTGAGTCCGTCCGTCACCGCCACGGGCATCACGTCGCAGAATACCGAAACGGCCGCCGCACAGACCTACGCGCAACGCTTTTATAAGGTGAAACTCTCTTCGATCGCATCGTTTGATCCGTGAACAAGCCCATTATCATCGCGATCCTGTTTGTCGTGGCTGTCACCGTATGTGACGGCACGACTTTCGAGGTTCGCATCGA
This is a stretch of genomic DNA from Verrucomicrobiia bacterium. It encodes these proteins:
- a CDS encoding YHYH protein; translation: MKPLLALFLIVVLGASVFADPQLTSWATTNTAQYARIRATTGATPVTTWTGQALPAYSDVQTIMYSTSNVYVYASGLASYIMGPWYLNAAKTMIFPNKPTNQKTIMRFPRFQTPATTTHTLTPGGAMGMYVTGVAMFNMLDGYAYNTTSGSDQQGMIGSGIWERDAAFAELPTFDPANAHQPGSGQYHMHINPIGLRYQLGDNATYTVASDTYTENTNNLHHSPIIAWAFDGYPIYGPYGYSDATNAASGIRRMVSGYIKRDGSYGTSNLNVTGRTTLPYWAQLSQNRTNLTSSQYGPSTTKTADMTGSFALGRYAEDYDYLGDLPTNLTAGAQWDLDRYNGRFCVTPDYPQGMYVYFVTINTNGTPAYPYLLGRQFYGVVSGGTVSSISQAGSITESVTTNFTGGTNTALVVTGINAASDVTLTWSSVQGGTYIVDASTDLVSWAELSPSVTATGITSQNTETAAAQTYAQRFYKVKLSSIASFDP